The nucleotide window GCCGGGCGTTTTCGGGCGGTATAAGGGGGGAACACGCCCCAGTACGCTTGGTCTTAGTGATATGAAAGTTAAAAGAATCTATTGGATTGTAATGAATATTTGTGTTAAACCACTTGCGACTAAAATCAAAGTTTGCTCTTGAAAAATTAATTTTGTTTCATGGAAACTGTGATTTGATGTAGCCAAACATAAATATACCGTTTAATAGATTCCCACCATTTAAATAAGAAAAATTCAAATATGTATAACTAAAATATACATGAAAaaatttaataaaattgatttactAAATGAAGGAGTGAGATATATGGATGGCCGGCAGCCATGCGAACCACATTGTGGCCCCTTCCGATCTGCCATCCTTTTTACATAATTAAGGTTTACTCATTTCGCCTTCTCCTTTATTTCTTTACTATGGTATCCAATATACATCATCAAAAGTTTTGATGGTGTTATATACAGTGGCGGACTAGAAATTATTTGCTAAGTGCGGTTGGGTTTTTTTgtctaaaatatacactaatttttttaagGGGTGTGGCCGCCCACCCTGCCTAaagggtaggtccgcccctggttaTATATATGCAGTTGTGATAGTAAATTATGTAAGAACCGTTCgcgtaattaaataaaataaaacaaattttattaaacgATTACAATACAGAAATAAGAAAGCTAAAATTCTagtacaattacaactgaaataaaccaaAATACAAGAAGGAGTAGAAACATAATTaactgaggcacgtgttcaacacgcttcccttaaaacaaattccgagtctcccaagagtactcgttttgtttcccagggtacaacagccggagcagcgTACTGCCGGAGAAGGCCTACAGCCCGAAGGCTACCTTGAAGAATGCTGGAGAAGATCAGAACTTTGTAGAGAGAAAGTTGAATTTTTGCTGTTGTGTTGCTGGTGTTCGTCGTGTATTCTGCAGCAaagtatggagctgtatttatacagcttcCGATTTGAAACAGccaaaaacgaattaaatgagaggtttaaattgcattaaacgtcttcaatgcaatttaatacgtcatttaattctcagtcataACCGTTTGACTTGGCAGTTTCGTTGCTGAAGTGTAACTGCATTTCTATTGAATGCTaaaagcttctgcgcgcgcgcgcgcaggTTTGCACGCTCATGCGTGGTGCGTCCAACTGGCTCACTGCAATGCGCGCATGCGCCACCATGACTTAGgaccatgcgcgcgtgcgccacgtcacctgtgagcctctacgagcacgccacacagtcgcgccgtactggctcactctggtgcgccgcgcacgcacaacaggacccatgcaccatgcgcaaccGCGCGCCTTCGTGCCACTTGTACTCGCGCGCGGACTGCCACGTCACGCGCGTCGAACCCGCACGCTACTTGGTCCTTTCAGCCCCTGTGATCAACCACGCGCAtgtggtcaaaaatacaaaggcggctctcaagcggctcgcggcgatgcgagcgtgcgaagtgtgccatcaaagcgccacattgcgccttatcgcccacgccacgcgcgcgagCTTGTGCgggttagggtgctccgcacccttcgcgaggacactagtatgtgcttccatgaaacaataaggatggagagttccaccttaaatactcatttaagttccatctctcctccgatgtgggacaaggtgctactttcccttttgtttcagcattcaatgtttcaaacacccaactttgagcatcgatatctcattcatcttagctacGTTTTGGAGGATGGGCCTCCTTGCATTTTGAGGGGGGTGGAGGATGGGGCTACCCCacattattttttattgtttaatttattttatttgttaaacttttattgtttaatttttattgtttaacttttttatttgtttaactttataaaaacaattcaaaatttaaataaaaataagacaTAAAAGAAGATAATATAATCcattacataacataaataaaaattacataacctaaaaaaaattacactacctAAAATTTATCTAAAAAAAAACTAGATTTAAAAATTTATAAAACTTACACTACTCGTCTTCGTCTTCGTCTTCGTCACCGTCCCCGCCGTTTACGTTGTTCCATATGTGTTCTACCAAATCATGTTGAAGGTTTGCATGCGTGAAGTCGTTGGTTAGCGAgaacgagtttaaatcctgttGTGCCGGATCTACTGGGACAGTATTCCCGATAGATGCATTCTCATCATACTCACAAATCGCCCGACCTTCGTCTTCAATAATCATGTTATGGAGCAAAATGCAAGCGTACATACAAAGGCGCAACCTCTTCGGTGTGAACGCACGTGCCGATTGTTCAAGAATGacctttttttttgtaaaacaccAAAAGTTGAAACACCAAAAGCACGTTCGATGTCTTTTCTTGCAGCTTCTTGACGCTTGACggatttttttccttttttcgtCCTCGGGATATGGAACAGTCTTGACAATTGTAGACCAAGACGGATATATTCCGTCAGCAAGATAATACACGCGTCTATACTCAACCTCAGAAACTGTAAAACGGGTGTCCGGACCGGTTCCATTAACGACATCGCTAAAGATCGCCGATTGGTATAGCACGTTGAGGTCGTTGAGTGAACCAGGGAGACCAAAGAAAGAATGCCAGATCCACAAATCTTGTGACGCCACGGCCTCAAGTATTAAGGTTGGATGGCCGTGATCACCTCGCGTATATTGGCCTCGCCACGCATTCGAGCAGTTCTGCCACGCCCAATGCATACAATCAATGCTACCGAGCATTCCCGGAAACCCGTGCCGTGCTTCATGAGCTTGGTACAACTGTTGAACATCATACGCGTTTGGTTTCCGCAAATATTTTTTGCTATACAGTTTCACCACATTATGGCAAAACCGATACAAACATTCCCGCGTAGTTCTTGCCGACATCTGTAAGTACTCGTCCAAAGCGTCGGCCACTGTCCCGTACgccagttggcgaatggccgcaGTACACTTTTGTAACGTGGTGAATCCTTCATAATTTCGAGCATCGGGTCGTTGCGTGAAAAACGGGTCTAGCCCCGCCAAATCATCAGCAATCCGTGTGAATAACCGGCGACTCATTCGGAACCTGCGTCTGCAAATCTCGGCATTGTAAAGGGGTGCATCTGAAAAATAATCGTTCACCAATTTCTCGTGCGCTCCTAtcgtaaaaaatatataaatacgaggaaataataaggataataaaatttattaatgataaaccTTGGCGGTCTCTGTTAATCCGTATTCGTCTGGTAATAACGCTTTCAGACGAGAcgtcttcctcttcctcctccaTAAGAATCTGCACCGCCCTTAGCACAACGTTTGCGAAAAACATCTCCTCTTCCTCCTCCGAAGACGAGGAGCACCAACAATTAGATGGCATTCTGGATGAAAAgataatttttttataaagatGGTATAAAAATGAGAGTGTTTTGGGTTGAAAATAGGGAGAAAATGGTGAAAATGGTATAAAATAAGTGTGTTTTATAGAAAAGTGAGATTTTTTTTATTGAACTAGCCGTTACAACGGCTATGTATTTGAAATTTAGGCCCGTCCTCTCCGTCTTGTGGGAGCCGGATCTGCCGAGCCGAGCCCGGGGGCGGTGTGGAGGACCGGCGCCGGGCCAAGACGGGACTCAGCCAGCCCCCATACCCTATAGTCAAAGTGCCTAACGTACCATTGTTTCCAAAAGAAGAAAAAACGGAACTAAAGGAGACGTGAAAAAAGGAAGAAAAAGGAGACAGAAGCAACTGTTTATGAATTTAAGTAGTAaaatttaataaacgaacacTTTTAAACTCTCTTTTACATGCCTATATTTCTTgtcgacaaaaaaaaaaacattgttatTGCATTAGTGTTTTGAATTTTATGTGCTTAAACCGAGTCGACAAAGAAAACATTGTTATTGAATTAGTGTTTTGAATTTTATGTGCTTAAACCGAGTGTAACTACATTTTACTTGCTTAATTTTCCATTTAGTGCTTGATTTGGATTTTGCTACATTTGAATTTCTTCATTAGCTTATAggtttttttataattatttattatagTATTTACAATTGTTATTATGATCAATATATCATAACTTAAACTTGTGATATGTAAATTGAACCTGCCTTTACATTtggtttcaatttttttatagttTATTTTATGTTGAAGTGAATCCATTTGAGCTTAGACTATGTGTTGTAATGAGTGCAAATTTTATGCAATGTAGATGGAGGGTTTCAAATTTCACATCTAAGAATATATGTTCTGAAGAGGTGAATTGTGAAATATATTGATGGGTTGAGGTGTTTCTATATGTTTGGGTGATGTAtcattaaatatttaaaaaaatatcaaaCATGTGTGACGTGTGTTTCACACTCTGCCGATCGACGTGGTTTTTATGCATCCTCCCATCGCTCCCATAACATAGAGTCTTATACGTTCTTATCCCTTCGAGTAAATCTATGTTAATCCCACATCTTTTTACTCAGGATAAAATTCTTATGTCATTGCTCATCTCCTACTCTTCTATCAGATTTGTGAATATGGCATGTTCTGACATGACAAAAACACCTTAAGATAAATTATTAAATCAAATTATTTCAATGCTAATTATTATCAAGAGTTTGGTGCTATATGGTATTGTATCCCATgggaagttttttttttcaaaaaaataaatatttttcacTTCTAGGAAAAAAGTGATAATCCTTTGCATTTtacccttttgattttttttacttttaatctaaAGCTTTTCATCGTTTGTAGTTTGACGtcaaaattttttatt belongs to Helianthus annuus cultivar XRQ/B chromosome 5, HanXRQr2.0-SUNRISE, whole genome shotgun sequence and includes:
- the LOC110942719 gene encoding putative nuclease HARBI1, producing MSRRLFTRIADDLAGLDPFFTQRPDARNYEGFTTLQKCTAAIRQLAYGTVADALDEYLQMSARTTRECLYRFCHNVVKLYSKKYLRKPNAYDVQQLYQAHEARHGFPGMLGSIDCMHWAWQNCSNAWRGQYTRGDHGHPTLILEAVASQDLWIWHSFFGLPGSLNDLNVLYQSAIFSDVVNGTGPDTRFTVSEVEYRRVYYLADGIYPSWSTIVKTVPYPEDEKRKKIRQASRSCKKRHRTCFWCFNFWCFTKKKVILEQSARAFTPKRLRLCMYACILLHNMIIEDEGRAICEYDENASIGNTVPVDPAQQDLNSFSLTNDFTHANLQHDLVEHIWNNVNGGDGDEDEDEDE